The DNA window TCGTGACGTACTAAAATGTGTTGAAATTTATCTTGCTGGAAGATGGCGTCATAGATATACAACACCGAACCGCCGGGATAACCGAAAACGTGCTCGACACCCTCTTCAGCCAGACAACGCACTAAAATTTCTGCGCCGCTGATGGGCAAATTTGTATCTTGATTCATATTACTTAGTCCTTTCAAGGTCCATTGGAAATTGATCGGATGTTCTTTCCTGACGATAACGGTGGTACACAACCTGGATTTTTGGCATTCCTTTTTTGTGCGTTCACGTCATTTCGTTGCATACCCGTAGGGCACGATTCAAAATAGCGCTTAGCGCGACTCGTTCAGCCAATTACCTTGCTGCATCACAGCCATTTTCTCGCGCTTGTGGCACGGGATAGAACAAACAGCTTTCAAATGTGAAGCGCGTCTTACCATCGATCAGCATCTTGCGCTGCCTTTGGGAAGACCATGGATCCACGTCAGGATTCTGAAGTGGAGTGATACCATAATGCGTACTTTCATTTAGGTCAAGCCAAATTCGTCACAATTCGCACGAAAACGACCACATTTGAACATAATTTGGCACGAATGCCCCACAACACCTGTATTTTTTGATAGCATTCGAACAGCCTGAAAAGTCCTCATTTAACGTGATCCAAAACAACATATCAAGATAACTTTAGCTAGCTAAGTTAGCGCTAAGCCAATTAACGTATCCTGATTTCATAGGTTCCGTTATTAACTAGTCTGTCGCATTTACCCATGCGCCAGCGACGCAGCAGGATTCTGAACAACTTTCAATGGCTGGCCGCGTATAACACGACGCGCCACAATGCATGGCAACTGATAAAGAACTTTCAGATTTTCTCGAGAACGTAGAGCGACGCGCCTTCAAGCAAGCGGTTTACGCCGTCCGTAAAGACGAATCAGCGCTGGATATCGTCCAGGACGCAATGATTAAGCTTGCGGAAAAATATGGCGATAAGCCGTCGGCCGAATTACCGATGCTGTTTCAGCGAATATTGCAAAACACGATTCTCGACTATTTCCGCCGAGAAAAAGTACGCAATACCTGGGTCAGCTTATTTTCCAGCATAGGCCGCGACAAGAGTAACGAAGAAGATTACGACGTCCTGGAAACCTACGAATCGGAAGAAGGAACGCAGGCAGCTGAGTCCAGCTCATCCCAGCTCGAACGCGAGCAAATTCTCGATATCATCGATCAAGAGGTACAAAAACTACCTGGTCGTCAACGAGAAGCCTTCCTGATGCGTTATTGGGAGGACATGGATGTTGCCGAGACTGCCGCCGCAATGGGCTGCTCCGAAGGCAGTGTAAAAACACATTGCTCTCGCGCAACACATACCCTGGCGCAGGCGCTCAGGGCCAAAGGAATTACTTTATGAGTAACAAAGATATTAATTTTGCGTACAAGGTGCGCCACGCGCTAAATGAGCGTATTGATGACATGCCAGTTGCCACGGTTGATCGGCTGGCGGCTGCGCGCCAAATGGCATTATCGCGCAAGAAAAAAGATGCGCCTGTACGGGTCATCGCCCACCAAAACGTGCTGGCTGGTACTGCCAACCATTTCTTCCCTAAGACATTTTTCTGGCTGAAGCCGCTTGGTGTTGCTGCCCCGATTCTGGCTGGCGTGGTGTTATTTTTTGGGCTGTATCAGTACGAGCAACAACATCACATCACCGAAATTGCGGCGATTGACGCCGCCGTATTGGCAGATGAAGTACCGCCCTCAGCCTATCTTGACCGTGGCTTTGACACCTATCTTGCCAAGCACGACAACCCAGAATGGCGCTAGTACCGACATTTAAAAAAAATAGCCAGCCGCGGACAGATAACACATCGTCACGTCGTGCATGGTCTATCCAAGGCAACCGCTTTCGTGCAATTGCGGTGACTTTAGCGGCGCTATTGGGCGTCATTCTGGTGTCGATCTCAATCATCATGCGCTCTTCGCATGCTGCCGGGGTGTCGATTCCTCCGCCGGCTATGACCGGTGAGCTGGCAGTCAAACCAAAACCCATTAATCCTGCTAATCCGAGCAAAGCCAGTAAAGTAATCGACAATAAAAGCGACTGGAGCGATCTTACTGCTGCCCAAAAGCTAACACTTGCGCCGCTCGCCACAGGCTGGGATAAATTAAAGCTATCTACAAGAAAAAAGTGGATTGAGATCAGCAAACGCTTTAACAGCATGAGCGCGACTGAACAAGCAAGGGTGCAGGAACGCATGCATGACTGGGGTAATCTGACACCGGAACAGCGCCGTGAGGTACGCGAAAACTATGCTCGCACCAGAAAACTTGATACTGAAGAACGCGCAAAACGCTGGGCGCAATACCAGCAACTGCCGGAAGAAGAAAAACAAAAACTTGCCGCAGAAGCGGCTACAGCAAATAATCGCAAGCGGGTTACTGCACAAATTCTGTCGCCGCCCGCCAAGACCAAACCAGCTAAGCCAATTCAGTTAACACCGCAGCCGCCACGACCATTACCACCACCGGTGGCGGTGCCAGCACCACAACCGGTGCTGCCGGGCGAGCCGTCTACCCATTAAATTGTCATTCGCGAGACTGCGAGCTAACGCTTGCAGTCTCGTTTAATTTGCGCGGTCTATTTACGCCCTACTTCGCTCATCAAACCTCATCACGAAACAATCGCATCCTTGATATCCTCCATCCCCTCCATCGATACGATCGTCTCCCCCAGCTCAGCAACGCCGTCTTTAAAACGACGCTTTGGCAGCATGATGTATGAGGCAATGCTGCTGTTTGGCATTCTATTCGTATCGGGTCTGATCTTTTCGATGTTGCTGCAGCAACGCAATGCCTTATATTTGCGCCACGGGCAGCAGGCATGGCTATTTCTTGTTCTGACCGCTTATTTTGTCTGGTGCTGGAGCCACGGCGGCCAAACACTGGCCATGAAGACCTGGCGCTTACAGTTAGTCAATAAGGATGACAGCGCGATTACCGTCAAAAATGCATTAATACGCTATTTATTGGCGTGGCTATGGTTTCTTCCCGGTTTAGTCGTGGCATGGGCTTTGGGCGCGCATACCTGGATGCTGGCGATCATTCCGGTCGTCAATTTTGTTTTGTGGTCAATGACCATCTATCTTGATCCGCAACGTCAGTTTTTGCACGACCGCTTAGCCGGCACCAAGCTTATCAATATGGCCGAAATTGCGAAACCCGAAGGAAAAAGGCGTTGGTATCACTAAGGCCTGGTTGCAGCAGACACTTTCAATAAAACGGTCATTTAGCGATCAGCAGGACGCGAACAACGTCCTCATTGACCAGCGGTCGGCACATCAGTATCAGCCGTTGGACGCACAATCCATCCTGATTGCAACACTGTTAGCTCTTCTTCGGTAAATCCGGCTGCCCGGCGAGCCGCGATATTAAACGGACCACGCAATACCGGTGCCTCATATTCGCGTACCAAGTCTGCAAAGGCGGCAATTGGCTCTAACTCGCGCGCCATGCATAGCCAGTTATACCAATGATTCCCTATCGCAACATGGCCCACCTCCTCCCGCAAAATAATGTCGAGAATGTGCGCTGCGGCCATGTCACCTGCTTGCGCAATTTTGGCCCTCACTGCCGGAGTAGCATCCAGTCCCCGCGCTTCCAATGTGCGCGGTACGAGCGCCATCCGCGCCAAAACATCATGCTGCGTTTTTTCAGCCATTTCCCACATGCTGCCGTGCGCCGGGAATGCGCCATACGCAAAACCTAAAGTCTGCAAATGCCGCGACAGCATGTCAAAATGCTGCGCCTCTTCGCCTGCCACACTCAGCCAGTCGGTGTAATACTCATCAGGCATGTCCACAAAACGGCAAACTGCATCCAATGCCAGATTCATAGCGTTGAATTCGATATGTGCAAGCGCGTGAATTAACGCAGCCCGCCCCTCCTCTGTACGCATCGAGCGATGTTTCAGCGTCTTAGGTAAAACCAGTTCTGGCTGCAATGGCCGCCCTGGAATAGCCCTGGCTTCTGCAGCGTTAATCAAAATAGCGGAGGTATCTAGCGTGAATGCGCCACGCTTAACATCGGCAACTAAATGGGCGATGCCTGCTACTTTACCGATTGGATCGCACGTCAGTAGCTGGCGTAAGGCGGCGCTGCGCAACTCAGGCAGCGCGGTCGTAGAAACAACAAAAATAGGATCAGATAAACTCTTCATGCTAGCAGCGGTAAAATAGCGACCTAAAAGGGTATTCGTGCGCAATTGCGCATAAGTTGGAAAACAATTTCATTAACACCCGTATTTGCCTCAAATAGATAATCTCTTACCCATCCTGCTGCTGGATGTAACAAACAAGCGCACATTCTACGGAGAATTATGAGTATCTACCAACTGGGTGAACATATCCCCGAAATTGATCCATCCGCTTACGTCGCCGAAAATGCAACGCTCATCGGTAAAGTTAAAGTTGAAGCCAACGCCAGTATCTGGTTTGGCGTCACCATTCGTGGCGATAACGAACTCATTACCATCGGCCGTGGCAGCAATGTTCAGGAAAATTCGGTTTTACATACCGATATGGGCTTTCCGCTGACGATCGGTGAGAACGTCACAATCGGTCATCAGGTCATGTTGCATGGTTGCACGATAGGCGATGGCGCACTGATCGGCATCCAGGCCGTCGTGCTAAACGGTGCCAAAATCGGCAAAAATAGCCTAGTGGGTGCAGGCGCATTGGTCACCGAAGGCAAAGAATTTCCTGATAATGCGTTGATCATTGGCTCTCCCGCCAAAGTGGCGCGTATCTTATCCGCAGAAGATCTCGTGAAGCTGGCTGGCGGTGCGCAGCACTATATAGAGCGCGGTCAGGAATATAAAACGCAGCTAAAGAAAATCGACTGAATAAACAATAATTGACATGATCGGCGAAGGTAGAAATAACGCGATGAATATAAGTAACGACAATCTGCAAAAATTTATGCTCGAAGATGCCGCAGTTCGGGGCGAATTGGTTGAGCTTTCCCATACCTGGCAACAAGTATTGGCACGCCGCAACTATCCGACTGCGGTGACGACGCTGCTAGGCGAAATGCTAGCCGCAGCCGCACTACTCACGGCAAATTTAAAATTTAATGGCGTGATTGTGATGCAAATACATGGCGACGGCCCGGTGCGCCTATTAGTAGTGGAATGCGATGCTAAATTGCAGATGCGCGCTACGGCAAAGCTGGTACCAGATGCAGTAGTGGAAGATGGCGCTACCCTGACCGAATTAGTCAACGTTAATGGCCATGGTCGATTTGCCATCACTTTGGACCCGCAAGACAAAATGCCGGGGCAGCAACCCTATCAAGGAATCGTGCCGCTAGATGGTAACAATGTCGCCGAAGTTATCGAAAACTATATGTTGCGCTCGGAACAGCTAGATACCAAGCTATGGTTAGCCGCTGATGCTAATGTCTCCCGAGGCTTATTACTGCAAAAATTGCCGAATCATGGCGGCACTGGAATTAGCATAGAAGACCCGCTTGAAAACTGGAATCGTATTTCTATGTTGGGCGCAACCTTGCGTCCGGCAGAAATGCTGTCGACCGATATTCAAACACTATTGCGACGCCTGTTTTGGGAAGAAACTGTACGGGTTTTCGAACCGCAGCATCCCAGCTTTGTCTGCAACTGCTCACGCGAAAAAGTGGGCAATATGCTGCAAATGTTAGGACAAAAAGAAGTCGATGAAGCCATCGCGGAAATGGGAAAACTGTCGGTTGACTGTGATTTTTGCGGCCAGCATTATGCTTTTGATAAAGTCGATTGCGCCCATCTGTTTGCAACCAGCGCCCCTGTCGAGACTTTACTGACAACGGGTAACATCAAGCATTAATTTTTGCCCTAGGCAAAACTGGTGCGGCTAGATAGCAGGCATCAAGGATATCAACTATTGGTGAAGGCTAATAGTTGCTTCTCGCACCAAAGTACCGTGCTCTATCAATCTTTGATGAGCGCGGTCGCTGCTTCAAACGATTGTGCCCGTGTTGGCTTAGCCGCCGTTTTTGATCCTAATTTAGTCGACTTAGCGGCGGTCGTTGCCGGTGTTTTTTCGCCGGGCTTAGCCGCAGGCGGTTTGGAAGGAATCGCAGCGCCAACGCTATCGGATAATTGTTGTGCCTCCTTCAGGGTCGAGACCACTTCAGTATTGCTCGGGTCCAATATCTGCACAAAAATCTCGTCTTGCTTGATCATTCCCAGCTCAGTACGTGCGCGCTCTTCAACTGCGCCTGTACCTTCTTTCAAATCATGTACTTCTGAATCTAGTTTGGCATTGCGCGCCTTCAGATAATCGACTTTGTCATGCGCAGCCACAACTTGTTGCCCCATATCCCAGACGCGTAGCCAGCCACCTTTGCCCAGCCACAGGGGATACTGGATTAATAGCAACAACACGGTCAGACAAATGGCGATTAAACGCATTAACAATCCAATTAAATATATGCAAATCCGGCCAGCGATTAAATTAACTCGCTGGCCGGGATCATTGCATTACATGCTATTTATAACAAATTACTTCAGGTTATAAAAGGCGGAACGGCCAGGATAACTAGCGATATCGCCCAAATCTTCTTCAATGCGCAATAGTTGGTTGTACTTCGCCATACGATCCGAACGCGACATTGAGCCGGTCTTGATCTGCAGTGCATTTGTACCGACCGCGATATCCGCAATAGTTGAATCTTCTGTCTCGCCTGAGCGATGCGAAATCACAGCGGTGTAACCAGCACGTTTTGCCATTTCAATTGCAGCAAAAGTTTCGGTCAGTGTACCAATCTGATTGATCTTGATCAGGATTGAGTTAGCGATATTTTTTTCAATACCTTCACGCAAAATCTTGGTATTGGTCACGAACAGATCGTCACCAACCAATTGAATTTTCTTACCCAGCGTTTCGGTCAGCAGCTTCCAGCCATCCCAATCGTTTTCAGCCATACCGTCTTCGATGCTGATGATCGGATATTTGTCACACCACGATGCCAGTAATCCGG is part of the Glaciimonas sp. PCH181 genome and encodes:
- a CDS encoding RNA polymerase sigma factor; translation: MATDKELSDFLENVERRAFKQAVYAVRKDESALDIVQDAMIKLAEKYGDKPSAELPMLFQRILQNTILDYFRREKVRNTWVSLFSSIGRDKSNEEDYDVLETYESEEGTQAAESSSSQLEREQILDIIDQEVQKLPGRQREAFLMRYWEDMDVAETAAAMGCSEGSVKTHCSRATHTLAQALRAKGITL
- a CDS encoding DUF3619 family protein gives rise to the protein MSNKDINFAYKVRHALNERIDDMPVATVDRLAAARQMALSRKKKDAPVRVIAHQNVLAGTANHFFPKTFFWLKPLGVAAPILAGVVLFFGLYQYEQQHHITEIAAIDAAVLADEVPPSAYLDRGFDTYLAKHDNPEWR
- a CDS encoding DUF3106 domain-containing protein, producing the protein MALVPTFKKNSQPRTDNTSSRRAWSIQGNRFRAIAVTLAALLGVILVSISIIMRSSHAAGVSIPPPAMTGELAVKPKPINPANPSKASKVIDNKSDWSDLTAAQKLTLAPLATGWDKLKLSTRKKWIEISKRFNSMSATEQARVQERMHDWGNLTPEQRREVRENYARTRKLDTEERAKRWAQYQQLPEEEKQKLAAEAATANNRKRVTAQILSPPAKTKPAKPIQLTPQPPRPLPPPVAVPAPQPVLPGEPSTH
- a CDS encoding RDD family protein, which gives rise to MISSIPSIDTIVSPSSATPSLKRRFGSMMYEAMLLFGILFVSGLIFSMLLQQRNALYLRHGQQAWLFLVLTAYFVWCWSHGGQTLAMKTWRLQLVNKDDSAITVKNALIRYLLAWLWFLPGLVVAWALGAHTWMLAIIPVVNFVLWSMTIYLDPQRQFLHDRLAGTKLINMAEIAKPEGKRRWYH
- a CDS encoding ferritin-like domain-containing protein codes for the protein MKSLSDPIFVVSTTALPELRSAALRQLLTCDPIGKVAGIAHLVADVKRGAFTLDTSAILINAAEARAIPGRPLQPELVLPKTLKHRSMRTEEGRAALIHALAHIEFNAMNLALDAVCRFVDMPDEYYTDWLSVAGEEAQHFDMLSRHLQTLGFAYGAFPAHGSMWEMAEKTQHDVLARMALVPRTLEARGLDATPAVRAKIAQAGDMAAAHILDIILREEVGHVAIGNHWYNWLCMARELEPIAAFADLVREYEAPVLRGPFNIAARRAAGFTEEELTVLQSGWIVRPTADTDVPTAGQ
- a CDS encoding gamma carbonic anhydrase family protein, encoding MSIYQLGEHIPEIDPSAYVAENATLIGKVKVEANASIWFGVTIRGDNELITIGRGSNVQENSVLHTDMGFPLTIGENVTIGHQVMLHGCTIGDGALIGIQAVVLNGAKIGKNSLVGAGALVTEGKEFPDNALIIGSPAKVARILSAEDLVKLAGGAQHYIERGQEYKTQLKKID
- the hslO gene encoding Hsp33 family molecular chaperone HslO, with protein sequence MNISNDNLQKFMLEDAAVRGELVELSHTWQQVLARRNYPTAVTTLLGEMLAAAALLTANLKFNGVIVMQIHGDGPVRLLVVECDAKLQMRATAKLVPDAVVEDGATLTELVNVNGHGRFAITLDPQDKMPGQQPYQGIVPLDGNNVAEVIENYMLRSEQLDTKLWLAADANVSRGLLLQKLPNHGGTGISIEDPLENWNRISMLGATLRPAEMLSTDIQTLLRRLFWEETVRVFEPQHPSFVCNCSREKVGNMLQMLGQKEVDEAIAEMGKLSVDCDFCGQHYAFDKVDCAHLFATSAPVETLLTTGNIKH